One Nematostella vectensis chromosome 10, jaNemVect1.1, whole genome shotgun sequence genomic window carries:
- the LOC5509549 gene encoding calpain-D isoform X1 codes for MGTIASIEQWTCQKCTLLNSGISRSCQACGAVRRSTKTWICRICQHENPVSIVLCNECGYEKPNNQSPSRTKTKQWSCSKCTLVNPASTTKCSACGNVEQIEIIDSSEEKPVSTTSKADRLYPNLELEIQKVEVDPEIIDQSPEVVLKCPKCQTLLYDNVSLFCTVCGSRCTDDGFKPRPFPSSSVPSSPESSSAPLPGTWNCPGCTYANQDAVVSCEVCGSKRDGGSDEAPLLAARGAAPTKVIEPVGIASTSGTSSLPEGWNCSLCTFHNSQTALCCGACGKRKEDEENTSSQGSSDLDTSTGSPFSMSPTRALQRQASVSVETRRKRDETHARDQLSRIVDYCKTQEIQFVDDSFPPVLKSLYINPRHSEHPRVADWLRPNEIDNFSTCRTNIPWAVFRNPRPSDIIQGVLGDCWFLSSLAVLAERPELLEKILITREVSPQGAYQVRLCKDGKWTVILIDDLLPCNQRGQPVYSWAHRRQLWVPLIEKAMAKLHGSYEALTAGRSIEGLATLTGAPCESIALHESQNNSGNTEPIDKDLIWAQLISSRTAGFLMGASCGGDTQPEEEPGYNAVGLQTHHAYSVLDVRDVHGIRLLRLRNPWGQYSWTGDWSDASSLWTPELRHELMVHGAQEGVFWMSLEDFMKYFDSVDVCKIRDSWADVRVTGCFPPFAAGPAKVAMVTVFSPTELDLCLFQTGIRGTAEGVHSPLDLSIVVCRSTGSNTSPQAVSFVMTSKRQVKSSVMCSGMLEEGTYLIVTSAFNHWQSGSSDQHLTDALIGQEDVFPSYVLAIHSSRAVLVEQVPMPQFCLADTMLGLVSKCGKRHEGIPGVTCYYMAQGMAGLVVVAENRRPDSHLMIDCDCTESFNVVSTRGSLVVADCVPPLHRQVLVVLTQLEGTDGFAVSHKLSFRIQPQNGYGSYGAHHQPPLAQQAMGLHGARPL; via the exons ATGGGCACAATCGCTTCTATCGAGCAATGGACCTGCCAAAAATGTACTTTACTCAACTCAGGAATAAGCAGAAGTTGCCAGGCTTGCGGGGCTGTGAGAAGATCAACGAAAACTTGGATTTGCCGTATTTGCCAACATGAAAACCCAGTCAGTATCGTATTGTGCAACGAGTGTGGCTACGAGAAACCTAATAATCAGTCTCCATcgagaacaaaaacaaaacaatggaGTTGTTCGAAATGCACTTTGGTGAATCCAGCATCAACGACCAAGTGTTCTGCTTGTGGAAATGTGGAACAAATAGAAATAATCGATTCCTCTGAGGAAAAGCCCGTTAGCACAACATCAAAGGCAGATCGTCTCTACCCTAATTTAGAACTCGAGATACAAAAAGTTGAGGTTGATCCTGAAATTATAGATCAGAGTCCTGAAGTTGTGCTGAAATGCCCAAAATGTCAGACTTTACTTTATGACAATGTTAGTTTATTTTGCACTGTCTGTGGTAGCCGTTGTACTGACGATGGGTTTAAACCAAGACCTTTCCCGTCGTCATCTGTACCATCGTCACCTGAGTCCTCAAGTGCACCTCTGCCAGGAACCTGGAATTGTCCTGGGTGTACTTATGCCAATCAGGATGCTGTGGTGTCTTGTGAGGTGTGTGGATCAAAAAGAGATGGGGGATCAGATGAAGCGCCTTTACTGGCTGCAAGGGGGGCAGCTCCAACCAAAGTCATTGAGCCAGTTGGCATTGCATCCACATCTGGGACATCAAGTCTCCCTGAGG GTTGGAACTGCTCGCTGTGTACTTTCCATAACTCTCAGACTGCTCTTTGCTGTGGTGCATGTGGAAAGAGGAAAGAGGATGAGGAAAATACTTCAAGTCAAGGGTCAAGTGATCTAGACACCAGTACTGGATCACCATTTAGTATGAGTCCAACCAGAGCACTTCAGAGGCAAGCAAGTGTGTCGGTGGAAACCAGGCGTAAACGTGATGAAACACATGCAAGGGATCAACTCTCAAGGATTGTGGATTACTGCAAAACA CAAGAAATTCAGTTTGTAGATGACTCTTTTCCTCCTGTGCTCAAGTCCCTTTACATCAATCCTCGTCATTCTGAACATCCACGAGTCGCAGACTGGCTTCGACCTAATGAGATTGACAACTTTTCAACCTGCCGAACCAATATTCCTTGGGCTGTGTTCAGAAACCCAAGACCATCTGACATCATACAAGGTGTTCTAGGGGATTGCTG GTTCCTTAGTTCTCTGGCTGTGCTTGCTGAAAGACCTGAACTGTTGGAGAAGATTCTTATAACGAGAGAG GTATCCCCTCAAGGTGCATATCAGGTACGCTTATGCAAAGATGGGAAGTGGACTGTCATTTTGATTGACGACCTGTTGCCATGCAACCAGCGTGGTCAGCCTGTGTATTCATGG GCTCATCGCCGACAGCTGTGGGTTCCTTTGATAGAAAAGGCGATGGCAAAGCTGCATGGCTCTTATGAGGCATTGACTGCTGGGCGTTCAATAGAAGGCCTGGCTACACTTACCGGGGCTCCCTGTGAAAGCATCGCACTGCATG AAAGTCAGAATAACTCTGGCAACACCGAACCGATCGACAAAGATTTGATATGGGCTCAACTCATCAGCTCAAGAACTGCAGG GTTCCTAATGGGCGCGTCATGTGGTGGGGACACTCAGCCAGAGGAAGAGCCTGGTTACAATGCTGTAGGTTTGCAAACTCATCATGCGTACTCCGTGCTGGACGTCAGGGACGTGCATGGAATCAG GCTTCTAAGGTTAAGGAATCCCTGGGGCCAGTATTCCTGGACCGGTGACTGGTCAGATGCCTCGTCTCTCTGGACACCCGAGTTGCGACACGAGCTGATGGTACATGGCGCACAGGAAGGGGTGTTCTGGATGTCCCTGGAGGACTTCATGAA ATATTTCGACAGTGTAGACGTTTGTAAGATTCGTGATAGTTGGGCTGACGTCAGGGTGACTGGGTGCTTCCCGCCATTCGCTGCGGGCCCTGCTAAGGTTGCCATGGTGACGGTGTTTTCCCCGACAGAGTTGGACCTTTGTTTGTTCCAGACAGGCATAAG AGGAACTGCGGAAGGAGTACATTCCCCACTGGACCTTTCTATCGTTGTTTGTCGCTCGACGGGCAGCAACACCTCACCCCAGGCTGTCTCGTTTGTTATGACAAGCAAGCGTCAGGTCAAGTCAAGCGTCATGTGCAGTGGAATGTTGGAGGAAGGGACCTACCTGATAG TCACTTCAGCGTTCAATCACTGGCAGTCGGGGAGTAGCGATCAGCATCTAACAGATGCTCTGATTGGGCAAGAAGATGTGTTCCCTAGCTACGTGCTCGCCATCCACAGCTCGAGGGCGGTGCTTGTGGAGCAGGTGCCAATGCCTCAGTTCTGCCTGGCTGACACCATGCTGGGTCTAGTGTCCAAGTGCGGTAAACGACACGAG GGCATCCCGGGAGTCACGTGTTACTACATGGCGCAAGGTATGGCGGGGCTGGTGGTAGTAGCTGAGAATCGTCGTCCAGACAGCCATCTCATGATTGACTGTGATTGTACCGAGAGCTTTAATGTCGTTTCCACACGGGGATCGTTAGTCGTGGCGGACTGTGTACCTCCTCTTCACAG GCAGGTCCTTGTTGTGCTCACGCAGTTGGAAGGAACTGACGGGTTCGCTGTGTCTCACAAGCTCAGCTTCCGCATACAGCCTCAGAACGGATACGGCTCCTACGGCGCTCATCACCAACCCCCACTCGCGCAGCAAGCCATGGGGCTGCACGGCGCAAGACCACTCTGA
- the LOC5509549 gene encoding calpain-D isoform X2: MGTIASIEQWTCQKCTLLNSGISRSCQACGAVRRSTKTWICRICQHENPVSIVLCNECGYEKPNNQSPSRTKTKQWSCSKCTLVNPASTTKCSACGNVEQIEIIDSSEEKPVSTTSKADRLYPNLELEIQKVEVDPEIIDQSPEVVLKCPKCQTLLYDNVSLFCTVCGSRCTDDGFKPRPFPSSSVPSSPESSSAPLPGTWNCPGCTYANQDAVVSCEVCGSKRDGGSDEAPLLAARGAAPTKVIEPVGIASTSGTSSLPEGWNCSLCTFHNSQTALCCGACGKRKEDEENTSSQGSSDLDTSTGSPFSMSPTRALQRQASVSVETRRKRDETHARDQLSRIVDYCKTQEIQFVDDSFPPVLKSLYINPRHSEHPRVADWLRPNEIDNFSTCRTNIPWAVFRNPRPSDIIQGVLGDCWFLSSLAVLAERPELLEKILITREVSPQGAYQVRLCKDGKWTVILIDDLLPCNQRGQPVYSWAHRRQLWVPLIEKAMAKLHGSYEALTAGRSIEGLATLTGAPCESIALHESQNNSGNTEPIDKDLIWAQLISSRTAGFLMGASCGGDTQPEEEPGYNAVGLQTHHAYSVLDVRDVHGIRLLRLRNPWGQYSWTGDWSDASSLWTPELRHELMVHGAQEGVFWMSLEDFMKGTAEGVHSPLDLSIVVCRSTGSNTSPQAVSFVMTSKRQVKSSVMCSGMLEEGTYLIVTSAFNHWQSGSSDQHLTDALIGQEDVFPSYVLAIHSSRAVLVEQVPMPQFCLADTMLGLVSKCGKRHEGIPGVTCYYMAQGMAGLVVVAENRRPDSHLMIDCDCTESFNVVSTRGSLVVADCVPPLHRQVLVVLTQLEGTDGFAVSHKLSFRIQPQNGYGSYGAHHQPPLAQQAMGLHGARPL; this comes from the exons ATGGGCACAATCGCTTCTATCGAGCAATGGACCTGCCAAAAATGTACTTTACTCAACTCAGGAATAAGCAGAAGTTGCCAGGCTTGCGGGGCTGTGAGAAGATCAACGAAAACTTGGATTTGCCGTATTTGCCAACATGAAAACCCAGTCAGTATCGTATTGTGCAACGAGTGTGGCTACGAGAAACCTAATAATCAGTCTCCATcgagaacaaaaacaaaacaatggaGTTGTTCGAAATGCACTTTGGTGAATCCAGCATCAACGACCAAGTGTTCTGCTTGTGGAAATGTGGAACAAATAGAAATAATCGATTCCTCTGAGGAAAAGCCCGTTAGCACAACATCAAAGGCAGATCGTCTCTACCCTAATTTAGAACTCGAGATACAAAAAGTTGAGGTTGATCCTGAAATTATAGATCAGAGTCCTGAAGTTGTGCTGAAATGCCCAAAATGTCAGACTTTACTTTATGACAATGTTAGTTTATTTTGCACTGTCTGTGGTAGCCGTTGTACTGACGATGGGTTTAAACCAAGACCTTTCCCGTCGTCATCTGTACCATCGTCACCTGAGTCCTCAAGTGCACCTCTGCCAGGAACCTGGAATTGTCCTGGGTGTACTTATGCCAATCAGGATGCTGTGGTGTCTTGTGAGGTGTGTGGATCAAAAAGAGATGGGGGATCAGATGAAGCGCCTTTACTGGCTGCAAGGGGGGCAGCTCCAACCAAAGTCATTGAGCCAGTTGGCATTGCATCCACATCTGGGACATCAAGTCTCCCTGAGG GTTGGAACTGCTCGCTGTGTACTTTCCATAACTCTCAGACTGCTCTTTGCTGTGGTGCATGTGGAAAGAGGAAAGAGGATGAGGAAAATACTTCAAGTCAAGGGTCAAGTGATCTAGACACCAGTACTGGATCACCATTTAGTATGAGTCCAACCAGAGCACTTCAGAGGCAAGCAAGTGTGTCGGTGGAAACCAGGCGTAAACGTGATGAAACACATGCAAGGGATCAACTCTCAAGGATTGTGGATTACTGCAAAACA CAAGAAATTCAGTTTGTAGATGACTCTTTTCCTCCTGTGCTCAAGTCCCTTTACATCAATCCTCGTCATTCTGAACATCCACGAGTCGCAGACTGGCTTCGACCTAATGAGATTGACAACTTTTCAACCTGCCGAACCAATATTCCTTGGGCTGTGTTCAGAAACCCAAGACCATCTGACATCATACAAGGTGTTCTAGGGGATTGCTG GTTCCTTAGTTCTCTGGCTGTGCTTGCTGAAAGACCTGAACTGTTGGAGAAGATTCTTATAACGAGAGAG GTATCCCCTCAAGGTGCATATCAGGTACGCTTATGCAAAGATGGGAAGTGGACTGTCATTTTGATTGACGACCTGTTGCCATGCAACCAGCGTGGTCAGCCTGTGTATTCATGG GCTCATCGCCGACAGCTGTGGGTTCCTTTGATAGAAAAGGCGATGGCAAAGCTGCATGGCTCTTATGAGGCATTGACTGCTGGGCGTTCAATAGAAGGCCTGGCTACACTTACCGGGGCTCCCTGTGAAAGCATCGCACTGCATG AAAGTCAGAATAACTCTGGCAACACCGAACCGATCGACAAAGATTTGATATGGGCTCAACTCATCAGCTCAAGAACTGCAGG GTTCCTAATGGGCGCGTCATGTGGTGGGGACACTCAGCCAGAGGAAGAGCCTGGTTACAATGCTGTAGGTTTGCAAACTCATCATGCGTACTCCGTGCTGGACGTCAGGGACGTGCATGGAATCAG GCTTCTAAGGTTAAGGAATCCCTGGGGCCAGTATTCCTGGACCGGTGACTGGTCAGATGCCTCGTCTCTCTGGACACCCGAGTTGCGACACGAGCTGATGGTACATGGCGCACAGGAAGGGGTGTTCTGGATGTCCCTGGAGGACTTCATGAA AGGAACTGCGGAAGGAGTACATTCCCCACTGGACCTTTCTATCGTTGTTTGTCGCTCGACGGGCAGCAACACCTCACCCCAGGCTGTCTCGTTTGTTATGACAAGCAAGCGTCAGGTCAAGTCAAGCGTCATGTGCAGTGGAATGTTGGAGGAAGGGACCTACCTGATAG TCACTTCAGCGTTCAATCACTGGCAGTCGGGGAGTAGCGATCAGCATCTAACAGATGCTCTGATTGGGCAAGAAGATGTGTTCCCTAGCTACGTGCTCGCCATCCACAGCTCGAGGGCGGTGCTTGTGGAGCAGGTGCCAATGCCTCAGTTCTGCCTGGCTGACACCATGCTGGGTCTAGTGTCCAAGTGCGGTAAACGACACGAG GGCATCCCGGGAGTCACGTGTTACTACATGGCGCAAGGTATGGCGGGGCTGGTGGTAGTAGCTGAGAATCGTCGTCCAGACAGCCATCTCATGATTGACTGTGATTGTACCGAGAGCTTTAATGTCGTTTCCACACGGGGATCGTTAGTCGTGGCGGACTGTGTACCTCCTCTTCACAG GCAGGTCCTTGTTGTGCTCACGCAGTTGGAAGGAACTGACGGGTTCGCTGTGTCTCACAAGCTCAGCTTCCGCATACAGCCTCAGAACGGATACGGCTCCTACGGCGCTCATCACCAACCCCCACTCGCGCAGCAAGCCATGGGGCTGCACGGCGCAAGACCACTCTGA
- the LOC5509550 gene encoding sialidase-1 — protein sequence MAGLALPVTKELFYSILIMLSFGPKKCYLQRSEEFGSLNEVVLWKRGDHGVSDYRIPLITSLPDGSLIALAEARKHSSSDSGPKFLAMRQSRDQGVTWTNTTFIEDDQEATDGLNLGSIVVDEITKSVFVMYSFCIHKCKYATTYVIRSDDNGQSWTMPKNISQQLGGLQFAPGPGYGIQKALDPWKGRLIICGHSIGKTEGLYCVASDDHGNSWHRTAELPRTNQFDPNECQMIEQSDGVVLLSARNQQHEECRCRMMAKSYDGCETFAHSDIYYDHTLIDPTVAASLLNWKYTVYFSNPASRTLRVNMTVRVSGDMGETWKGLRPIWQGPSGYSCLSGIPTSQGNDSYIGLAFEKGLISPYESITFVKLRV from the exons ATGGCTGGCCTCGCTCTTCCGGTTACGAAAGAACTTTTTTATAGCATATTGATCATGCTTTCTTTCGGGCCTAAAAAGTGTTATTTACAGCGCTCGGAGGAGTTCGGAAGTCTAAATGAGGTGGTTTTGTGGAAGCGGG GGGATCATGGGGTATCGGACTACCGTATCCCCCTCATTACCAGTCTCCCGGACGGGTCTCTCATTGCGCTGGCTGAGGCACGCAAGCACAGCTCAAGCGACTCCGGTCCCAAATTCCTGGCAATGCGCCAGTCACGTGACCAAGGTGTTACCTGGACTAACACCACATTTATTGAGGATGACCAGGAAGCTACAGACGGCCTCAACTTGGGTAGTATTGTAGTGGACGAAATCACTAAATCAG TATTCGTGATGTACTCCTTCTGTATTCACAAGTGCAAGTACGCAACCACCTATGTTATCCGTAGCGATGACAACGGACAGTCATGGACCATGCCTAAAAATATATCCCAGCAGCTTGGCGGGCTCCAGTTTGCACCCGGACCAGGCTATGGCATCCAG AAAGCGTTAGACCCTTGGAAAGGGCGTCTGATCATCTGCGGCCACTCTATTGGCAAAACTGAAGGGCTGTATTGTGTGGCTAGTGACG ATCATGGAAACTCCTGGCATCGCACGGCGGAGCTGCCGCGAACTAATCAATTTGACCCCAACGAATGTCAG ATGATCGAGCAGAGTGACGGTGTCGTGCTGCTGAGTGCGCGCAACCAGCAACACGAAGAATGCCGCTGCCGGATGATGGCAAAGAGCTATGACGGCTGCGAGACCTTTGCGCATTCCGACATCTACTACGACCACACCCTTATCGATCCAACCGTCGCCGCCAGCCTCCTCAACTGGAAATACACTGTGTACTTCTCTAACCCTGCAAGCCGTACCCTGAGGGTGAATATGACCGTGCGGGTCAGCGGTGACATGGGGGAGACTTGGAAGGGGCTACGCCCTATTTGGCAGGGGCCGAGCGGGTACTCATGTCTCTCGGGGATACCCACAAGCCAAGGCAACGACTCGTACATCGGGCTTGCTTTTGAGAAAGGGTTAATAAGTCCGTACGAAAGCATCACTTTTGTTAAATTGAGAGTGTGA